One window from the genome of Faecalibacterium sp. HTF-F encodes:
- a CDS encoding transketolase family protein, which yields MADVKKIATRESYGNTLKELAAEGHEDLVVLDADLAAATKTGMFRKAYPDRHFNCGIAEGNMMGVAAGLSTMGYVPFVSSFAMFAAGRAFEQVRNSIGYPHLNVKIGATHGGISVGEDGASHQCCEDFALMRSIPGMTVICPADDVEARAAVRAAYEMEGPVYLRFGRLAVPVFHDAENYHFEIGKGEQITEGSDIAIIATGLMVNEARMAAEQLAAEGIHARVINIHTIKPLDEEIVLKAAKECGKIITAEEHNVIGGLGEAVCAVLSEKLPTPVRRVGVQDVFGCSGPAWDLLKFYGLDAATICKTAHEMLGK from the coding sequence ATGGCAGATGTGAAGAAGATCGCTACCCGTGAAAGCTACGGCAACACCCTGAAGGAGCTGGCCGCAGAGGGCCACGAGGATCTGGTGGTGCTGGACGCAGACCTTGCCGCTGCCACCAAGACCGGCATGTTCCGCAAGGCTTACCCGGACCGTCACTTTAACTGCGGCATTGCCGAGGGCAACATGATGGGCGTGGCTGCAGGCCTGTCCACCATGGGCTATGTGCCCTTTGTTTCCAGCTTTGCTATGTTCGCCGCCGGCCGCGCCTTCGAGCAGGTGCGCAACTCCATCGGCTACCCCCACCTGAACGTGAAGATCGGTGCCACCCACGGCGGTATCTCGGTGGGCGAGGACGGCGCTTCCCATCAGTGCTGCGAGGACTTTGCCCTCATGCGCAGCATCCCCGGCATGACCGTGATCTGCCCGGCGGATGATGTGGAGGCCCGCGCCGCTGTGCGTGCCGCCTACGAAATGGAAGGCCCCGTCTATCTGCGCTTTGGTCGTCTGGCCGTTCCGGTGTTCCACGACGCCGAAAACTATCACTTTGAGATCGGCAAGGGCGAGCAGATCACCGAGGGCAGCGACATTGCCATCATCGCCACCGGCCTGATGGTCAACGAAGCCCGCATGGCTGCGGAGCAGCTGGCTGCTGAGGGCATCCACGCCCGGGTCATCAACATCCACACCATCAAGCCTCTGGATGAGGAGATCGTCCTCAAGGCGGCAAAGGAGTGCGGCAAGATCATCACCGCCGAGGAGCACAACGTCATCGGCGGTCTGGGCGAGGCCGTCTGCGCCGTGCTGAGCGAAAAGCTGCCCACTCCGGTGCGCCGCGTGGGCGTGCAGGACGTGTTCGGCTGCTCCGGCCCGGCATGGGATCTGCTGAAGTTCTACGGTCTGGATGCTGCCACCATCTGCAAGACTGCCCACGAAATGCTGGGCAAATAA
- a CDS encoding ECF transporter S component: MKTNPRSTTRSLVLAALFLALAFVLPMITGHVPQVGNMLCPMHFPILLCGFVLGGPWGLAVGFIAPLVRSVLFGMPPMFPIAISMAFELAAYGLVSGVLWRKVKHTVPMMYASLVTAMVAGRLVWGAVRFVLAGLTGSSFLFSAFLSGALLTAVPGIVAQLVLIPLILVALQKAKFID, translated from the coding sequence ATGAAAACCAACCCCCGTTCCACCACCCGCAGCCTTGTGCTGGCTGCACTGTTCCTTGCACTGGCCTTTGTGCTGCCCATGATCACCGGCCATGTGCCGCAGGTGGGCAACATGCTGTGCCCGATGCACTTTCCCATTCTGCTGTGCGGCTTTGTGCTGGGCGGTCCATGGGGCCTTGCCGTGGGCTTTATTGCTCCGCTGGTGCGGTCGGTGCTGTTCGGCATGCCGCCCATGTTCCCCATCGCCATCTCCATGGCCTTTGAGCTGGCCGCTTACGGCCTTGTGTCCGGCGTGCTCTGGCGCAAGGTGAAGCACACCGTTCCCATGATGTACGCTTCTCTCGTCACCGCCATGGTGGCGGGACGTCTGGTGTGGGGTGCCGTCCGCTTTGTGCTGGCGGGCCTGACCGGCTCGTCCTTCCTGTTCAGCGCGTTTTTGTCCGGCGCGCTGCTCACCGCCGTGCCGGGCATTGTGGCACAGCTGGTGCTCATCCCGCTGATCCTTGTGGCACTGCAAAAAGCAAAGTTTATAGACTGA
- a CDS encoding transketolase, whose translation MTNAEKLTLAKHACHIRMGVIEGTHSAKCGHPGGSLDIAELLSYLYFVEMNVDPKDPKMADRDRLVLSKGHAAPALYAALAERGYFPVEDLKTLRKIGSYLQGHPNMNETPGVDMSTGSLGQGISAACGMALGAKHAGKPINVYTIVGDGEVEEGECWEAFMFAAHYGLSNLCVVLDRNHLQIDGTTETVMNSAPLEEKLKAFNFNVVTIDGHDYDQIEAAMQAFHAETAKPTCIIMDTIKGKGVSYMTNSVDWHGKGPNDDEYKIAIEELNAAYAALEQEEN comes from the coding sequence ATGACAAATGCAGAAAAACTTACTCTGGCCAAGCACGCCTGCCACATCCGCATGGGCGTGATCGAGGGCACGCACAGCGCAAAGTGCGGCCATCCGGGCGGCAGTCTGGATATCGCCGAGCTGCTGAGCTACCTCTATTTCGTGGAAATGAACGTTGACCCGAAGGACCCCAAGATGGCCGACCGCGACCGTCTGGTGCTGTCCAAGGGCCATGCTGCACCGGCACTGTATGCAGCGCTGGCAGAGCGCGGCTATTTCCCGGTGGAAGACCTCAAGACCCTGCGTAAGATCGGCAGCTATCTGCAGGGCCACCCCAACATGAACGAGACCCCGGGCGTGGATATGTCCACCGGCAGTCTGGGTCAGGGCATCTCTGCCGCCTGCGGCATGGCACTGGGCGCCAAGCACGCCGGCAAGCCCATCAACGTCTACACCATCGTGGGCGACGGCGAGGTGGAAGAGGGCGAGTGCTGGGAAGCCTTTATGTTTGCCGCACACTACGGCCTTTCCAACCTGTGCGTTGTGCTGGACCGCAACCATCTGCAGATCGACGGCACCACCGAGACCGTGATGAACAGCGCCCCGCTGGAAGAGAAGCTGAAGGCCTTCAACTTCAATGTCGTCACTATCGACGGCCACGACTACGACCAGATCGAAGCCGCCATGCAGGCGTTCCATGCAGAGACTGCAAAGCCCACCTGCATCATCATGGACACCATAAAGGGCAAGGGCGTTTCCTATATGACCAACTCTGTGGACTGGCACGGCAAGGGCCCCAACGATGACGAGTACAAGATCGCAATTGAGGAACTGAACGCCGCATACGCCGCGCTGGAGCAGGAGGAAAACTAA